A segment of the Streptomyces sp. Tu 2975 genome:
GTCGAACTGGACCGCCCCAACTTCCGGCGCAAGGTGCTGGCGACCCCCGGCTTCGTCGAGGCCGTCGAGGGCGAACCGCGCCGCACCGGAGGCCGCGGAAAACCGGCCGCGCTCTACCGGGCGGGAGCCGCGTCCGCCCTGCACCCACCACTCCTGCGACCCGAGGGACGGCAGCAGACATGACCACGACGAGGAGCACCAGGACCATCACCAAGCAGGCCGCCACCGGGGCGCTGACCGGGCTCGCGCTCGGCGACGCCCTCGGCTTCCCGACCGAGTTCAACGACGTACCGGCCATCCTCGCCAAGTGCGGGCCGTGGCGGCAGATGGAACTCCCCACGCCCGCGATCGTCACCGACGACACCCAGATGACCCTCGCCCTCGCGCGCGGCATCCGCACGGCCATGTCGCGCGGCCTGCTCGTGGCGTCCAGGCTCGTCAGGCCGGTGCGCGAGGAGTTCGTCGACTGGTACCACTCCCCGGAGAACAACCGGGCCCCCGGCCGCACCTGTCTGGTCGCCTGCCAGAAGCTGGACAGCGACCTGCCGTGGCAGGCGGCCAGTCAGATCGGCTCCAAGGGCTGCGGGGCGAACATGCGCGTCGCGCCCGTCGGGCTCGTACCGGGCCTGAGCGAGGAACAGCGCTCCGGCGCCGCGCAGTTGCAGGCAGCACTCACCCACGGCCACCCGACCGCCCTCGCCGCGAGCGACCTCACGGCCCGCGCGGTGTTCCTGCTGGCGCAGGGGGCGGAGCCGACCGGCCTGGTGGGCCAGCTGCGCTCGTACGCGTACGAGAACCGCAGCCGGTACCTGCACCGCTGGCTCGGCGACCTCTGGACCTACGCGCACGACGCGACGCCTGAGGCGTTCATCGCGCGCGGGTGGGACGAGTGCCTGCAGATCCTCGAACGGCTCGCCGCCGCACTGCGCTCACCGGAACCGGAGCTCGACCCCTGCCTGGCCACCGGCGACGGCTGGATCGCGGAGGAGGCGCTCGCCACGGGCCTGCTGTGCTTCCTGATGTTCCCCGAGGAGCCCCTCACGGCCATCCGCCGGGCCGCCTGCACCAAGGGCGACTCCGACTCGATCGCCTGCCTCGCCGGCGCGTTCGCGGGGGCCCACCTCGGCGCCGGCGCGTGGCCGCGCGAATGGGCCGACCGGATCGAGTACCGCGGGGAGCTCGTGACCCTGGGAGCGCTCTGGGACGCCTGAGCCATGACCGGCCCCGGCCGTGCCGGAGTGCGGCCGGACTTCTCAGCCCGCCGACGCCCTCCTGACCCGCACCAGAAAGTCCTCCACCCGGGCCCGGTCCGGGGCGGGCGGGAGCGGAGAGGTGGTCGCGGCCGTGTCCGCCTCGGTGGCGAGGCGGGTCATCCAGGACTCGACCCGGTCCCACGGCACCTCGCCCCGTTTCACCTCGAGCAGCCGTTCGCGGTCCGCGCCCACGTCGATCACCAGCTCGCCCGTGCGCAGCAGATCGCGGCAACTGCCCAGCAGCCGCAGCAGATGCATGGCGTGCTTCCAGCGCGGTGCGCCGTGCTGCCGCACGTCCGCTTCGAGCCTCCTGCGCTGGCCGGTCGCGTAGCGGACGAACGTCTCGTGGGCGCGGCGCGACAGGAACGCCCCACGCAGGGACAGCAGTTCGCGGCCGGTGTCGTCGACGTGCTCGACGATGGGGAGTGCAGGCATTCCAGCACGTTCGGGTTGGCGCGCAGCGCCAACTCGAGGAAGCGCTCGAGCTCCCAGGAGAACTGCTCCTCCGCGGGCCCCTCGACATGCGTCGGCGGCTTCTCGAAGCCCCAGAACAGCGGCGTGGGAGCGAGGAACACCCCGCGCCGGTCCGTGTCGCTGTCATCGGTGGCCAGCCCGAAGGCGCGCGACCCCATGACGCAGGAGTAGACCGTGTGGTCGCGGACAAGTCTCTCCGGAGTCATGGCCGAGAGGCTACGTGAGGCCCTACCCCCGCCGGATCGAGTCCCCCGAGACCGTGATCCGCTCCGGCGGCAGCGGCTTCGTGGCCGGGCCCGCCTCCACGGCGGCGTCCGCGAGGCCGAACTTGCTGCCGTGGCAGAGACAGTTGATGGTCCCGTCGGAGACGTTCGCGACCGTGCAGCCCTGGTGGGTGCAGACCGCGGAGAACGCCTTGAATTCGCCGGACTCCGGCTGCGTCACCACGATCTTCTTGTCGGCGAAGACCTTGCCGCCGCCGACCGGGATGTCCGCCGTCCTCGCGAGCTCCTCGCCGCCGGGAGCGGGGGAGTCCTGCCCCGGCTCCGTGGGCGTGGCGTCCGGCGGCCGGGTGGCCGGATCCTCCCCGCCGTCGTCCCCGCATCCCGCCACCAGCGCGGCCGCGCCCGCCGCGAGGACCGTCCGTCGGCTCGTGTCCATGACACTCTCCTCTGCTCGTCGCCCCGACCGCCCGGGGCACGAGCATCCTGGCCTCCGAACGGGCGGAGAAGAAGCAACCGGGCGGTCGTGTCCGCCCGTCGGCCCAGGCCCAGTGTGCGCCTCTACGGGCCGTCGGTCCCAGCGGCAGCCGGACCGGAGGGTCCGCGTCCCGCGGAACTCGGTGTCTCGCAGAGCGGTCGCCGCGGCCGCCACGCCGCGCGCTGACTACGCTGAAACGGAGCACCGGTCGGCAAGACCGGCGGTTGAGAACGAAGGAGCACGACGTGGCGGTACGAGCGGTCCGCGGAGCCGTCCAGCTGGAAGAGGACGACGCCGGACACATGGGCGAGCAGGTCGGCGAGCTGCTCACCGCCATTCTGGAGCGCAACGGCCTTGCCGTCGACGATCTGATCAGCGTCTGGTTCACCGCCACCCCGGACCTGCACAGCGACTTCCCCGCGGCCGCGGCGCGCGGGCTCGGTATCGTCGACGTGCCGCTGATCTGCGCGCAGGAACTCGACATCGCCGGGGCCATGCCGCGCGTCGTCCGTATCCTCGCGCACGTCGAGTCCGACCTGCCCCGGTCGAAGATCGCCCATGTCTACCTCGGCGCAGCCGCCGCCCTCCGCAAGGACATCGCCCAGTGAGAACCGCGCTCGTCATCGGAACCGGACTGATCGGTACGTCCGCCGCGCTGGCCCTCGCGGGACGCGGCGTCACCGTGCACCTCGTCGACCACGACGCCGAGCGTGCCCGCACCGCCGCCGCACTCGGAGCCGGCACGGACGAGCGGCCTGAGGGTCGCGTCGACCTCGCCGTCGTCGCCGTGCCGCCGGCGCATGTCGCCACCACGCTCGCCGAGGCCATGCGCGCAGGCGTCGCCCGCGGCTACCTCGACGTGGCCAGCGTCAAGGGAGGCCCCCGCCGGGAGCTCGAGGGAATGGGCCTCGACCTGTCCGCCTACATCGGCACGCATCCGATGTCCGGCAAGGAACGCTCCGGCCCGCTGGCCGCCACCGCCGACCTCTTCGAGGGCCGCCCCTGGGTGCTGACCCCCACCCGGGAGACGGACACCGAGGTCCTCAACCTCGCCCTCGAGCTGGTCGCCCTCTGCCGCGCCGTGCCCGTCGTGATGGACGCGGACGCCCACGACAGGGCGGTCGCCCTCGTCTCCCACACGCCGCAGCTGATCTCCTCGATGGTGGCGGCGCGCCTGGAGGACGCCGACGACACCGCCGTACGGCTGTGCGGGCAGGGCATCCGCGACGTGACCCGGATCGCGGCGTCCGACCCCCGGATGTGGGTGGAGATCCTCTCCGCCAACCCCGGGCCGGTGGCCGACGTACTGGCCGGCGTCGCGGCGGACCTCGACGAGACGGTCCGCGCGCTGCGGTCCCTGCAGTCTTCTGACGAGTCCAAGCGCCAGGACGGCGCGGACGGCATCGAGGACGTCCTACGGCGCGGAAACGCCGGCCGGGTACGGGTGCCGGGCAAGCACGGCACGGCACCGACGGCCTATGAGGTCGTCGCCGTGCTGATCAGCGACCAGCCGGGCGAGCTGGCCCGAATCTTCGCCGACACCGGCCGTGCCGGCGTGAACATCGAGGACGTCCGCATCGAGCACGCGACCGGGCAGCAGGCCGGTCTCGTCCAGCTGATGGTCGAGCCCACGGCTGCGCCGCTGCTCACCGCCGCGCTGCGGGAACGGGGCTGGTCGATCCGCCAGTAGACGGCCGGCGGCCGGACCACTTCTCGTACGGGAGGCGGACGGAGCCGTGGCAGGCCCGGCCCCGGTCGCTTCCCGGCGGCCGGGGGAAGCGGCCGGTGCCGTGTCAAGGGGCCGCTCCGGGGCCCCGGCGTACGGGTGCAGAAGTGGTCGTCCGCACTCGGTAACCTTGTGCTGGGCCCCTCGGCACTCCGGCCGTGCCCACTCCCACGAACCAGGAAGGTGTCCGACACCGTGGAATCCGTGATCGTCGCCATCGATGGCCCCTCCGGCACGGGCAAGTCGAGCACCTCCAAGGCCGTCGCCTCCGCGCTGGGGCTGAGCTACCTCGACACCGGCGCGCAGTACCGCGCGATCACCTGGTGGATGATCAGCAACGGCATCGACGTGTCCGACCCCGCCGCGATCGCGACCGCTTCCGGGAAGCCCGTGATCGAGTCCGGTACCGACCCGTCGGCACCGACCATCACCGTCGACGGTCTCGACGCCTCCGGTCCGATCCGCGAGCAGGACGTCACCTCGAAGGTCAGCGCGGTCAGCGCGGTGCCCGAGGTGCGCGCCCGGATCACCGAACTGCAGCGTTCCATCGCCATGGCCGCCAAGGAGGGCATCGTCGTCGAGGGCCGTGACATCGGCACCACCGTCCTGCCCGACGCCGACCTGAAGATCTTCCTGACCGCGTCTGCGGAGGCCAGGGCGGCCCGCCGCAGCGGCGAGCTCAAGGGCGCCGACGTCGCGTCCACCCGTGAAGCCCTGATCAAGCGGGACGCGGCCGACTCCAGCCGTAAGACCTCGCCGCTCGCCAAGGCGGACGACGCGGTCGAGGTCGACACCACGGACCTCACGCTGCAGCAGGTCATCGAGTGCGTCGTCACCCTCGTCGAGGAGAAGCGGGGCGCCGCCGACGGCACGCGGAAGCAGGCCGCCCGGTGACCGTTCCCTCACGGAAGGGCGCGGCTGTCGGGCGGGGCATCGGCATCGGGCTGATGTACGGACTGTGGAAGCCGCGCGTCCTCGGCGCGTGGCGGGTCCCGGCAGCGGGGCCGGTCATCCTCGCGGTGAACCACTCGCACAACATCGACGGGCCGATGCTGATGGGCACCGCGCCCAGGCCCGTGCACTTCCTGATCAAGAAGGAGGCGTTCGTCGGCCCCCTGGACCCGTTCCTCTTGGGGATCGGACAGGTCAAGGTGGACCGTACGACCGCCGACCGCACCGCCATCACGGCCGCGCTCGGCGTGCTGGACGACGGCGGCGTCCTCGGGATCTTCCCCGAGGGCACCCGGGGTGAGGGTGACTTCGCCTCACTGCGTGCCGGGCTGGCGTACTTCGCGGTGCGCAGCGCCGCCCCGATCGTCCCGGTCGCGGTGCTGGGAAGTACCGAGCGCCGCGGACGGTTGATAAAGGGACTGCCTCCGCTGCGCAGCAAGGTGGACGTCGTCTTCGGCGACGCGTTCGAGGCCGGGGACGGCAGCGGACGCCGTACGCGCAAGGCGCTCGACGAGGCGACGGTGCGCATCCAGGAGCACCTGACCGCCCACCTGGCGGACGCGAAGCGCCTCACCGGGCGCTAGGACAGACTTGAGTAATGGACCGCGCAACAGACACGGTCCAGTGACGAACGAGGAACGGACTTCATGAACGACCAGCACGACCACGGAGCGCTCGGCGACGCCGAGTACGCGGAGTTCATGGAGCTCGCCGCGGAAGAGGGCTTCGACGTCGAGGACGTCGAGGGCGCGATCGAGGAGGCCGGGCACGGCCCGCTGCCCGTCCTCGCCGTCGTCGGCCGACCGAACGTCGGCAAGTCGACCCTGGTGAACCGCATCATCGGCCGCCGCGAGGCGGTCGTCGAGGACAAGCCCGGCGTCACCCGCGACCGCGTCACCTACGAGGCCGAGTGGGCCGGCCGCCGCTTCAAGGTCGTCGACACGGGCGGCTGGGAGCAGGACGTCCTCGGCATCGATGCCTCCGTCGCCGCCCAGGCCGAGTACGCCATCGAGGCCGCCGACGCCGTCGTCTTCGTCGTCGACTCGACGGTCGGCGCGACCGACACCGACGAGGCGGTCGTCAAGCTGCTCCGCCGGGCCGGCAAGCCCGTCGTGCTCTGCGCCAACAAGGTCGACGGACCCAGCGGCGAGGCCGACGCGACGGCCCTGTGGTCGCTCGGCCTCGGCCAGCCCCACCCGGTCTCCTCGCTGCACGGCCGCGGTACGGGCGACATGCTCGACGCCGTCCTCGAGGCCCTGCCGGAGGCGCCGGCCCAGACCTTCGGCACCGCCGTCGGCGGTCCCCGCCGGATCGCCCTGATCGGCCGTCCGAACGTCGGCAAGTCGTCGCTGCTCAACAAGGTCGCCCGCGAGGAGCGCGTCGTCGTCAACGAGCTCGCGGGCACCACCCGCGACCCGGTCGACGAGCTCATCGAACTCGGCGGCGTGACCTGGAAGTTCGTCGACACCGCCGGTATCCGCAAGCGCGTCCACCTCCAGCAGGGCGCCGACTACTACGCCTCGCTGCGCACGGCCGCCGCCGTCGAGAAGGCGGAGGTCGCGGTCATCCTGATCGACGCGACGGAGAACATCAGCGTCCAGGACCAGCGCATCATCACCATGGCCGTCGAGGCCGGCCGCGCGATCGTCGTCGCCTACAACAAGTGGGACGACCTCGACGAGGAGCGCCGCTACTACCTCGAGCGCGAGATCGAGACCGAGATGCAGCAGGTCGCCTGGGCGCCCCGGGTGAACGTCTCCGCGCTCACCGGCCGCCACATGGAGAAGCTGGTCCCGGCGATCGAGACGGCGCTGGCGGGCTGGGAGACGCGTGTCCCGACCGGCCGGCTGAACGCGTTCCTCGGCGAGATCGTCGCCGCGCATCCGCACCCGATCCGCGGCGGCAAGCAGCCGCGCATCCTGTTCGGCACGCAGGCCGGCACCAAGCCGCCGCGGTTCGTGCTGTTCGCGTCCGGCTTCCTCGAGCACGGCTACCGCCGCTTCGTCGAGCGCCGGCTGCGTGAGGAGTTCGGTTTCGAGGGCACCCCGATCCACATCTCGGTGCGGGTGCGGGAGAAGCGCGGCCGCAAGAAGTAACCCAGCAGGCATCGATGCCGCTGCCCCCGGACCGTGTACGTGGTCCGGGGGCAGCGGCGTTCGCTGACGGCGGGTCAGGATCCCTTGCGCGGAGCGGGGGGCAGCGCCGCGGGCTGATGGACGGCGTGCCGGCCCGTCTGGTGCGAGTGCCTGCCGCCCTGATGACCGGTGGGGCCCACATGGCCGGTGGAGTAGCCGGAGTGGCCGCTCGTGTGCCCCGAGTGGCTCGTATGGCTCCCGTAGCCGAGGAAACCGCCGCGGAGGCCGTGCAGCCCCGACCCGAACCCCTTGAAGTCCAGATCCTCCTCCCCGCTGCGGTCACCCGGCAGCGTCTTGAACGCCCTGAGGTACTCGGAGTACAGCGCGTCGTAGATCGGCGTGGCCGAGCGGCCCGGCGAACCATCGCGCGCGGGGCGCATGGAAGGGATCTGGCTCTGGAAGGGCTGGGGGGAGGGGTCGTATGAGTGCACGTACCTGCAACGACGCCGCAGTCCCACGGATGCGGGCTGCGGCGAGCTGCATTCTTCCGGGGGACGGTACGGTCCGTCGCCGGCGCGCGCGGACGTACGCCGGGGCAGGAGAGCCGCCCCGGC
Coding sequences within it:
- a CDS encoding ADP-ribosylglycohydrolase family protein, whose translation is MTTTRSTRTITKQAATGALTGLALGDALGFPTEFNDVPAILAKCGPWRQMELPTPAIVTDDTQMTLALARGIRTAMSRGLLVASRLVRPVREEFVDWYHSPENNRAPGRTCLVACQKLDSDLPWQAASQIGSKGCGANMRVAPVGLVPGLSEEQRSGAAQLQAALTHGHPTALAASDLTARAVFLLAQGAEPTGLVGQLRSYAYENRSRYLHRWLGDLWTYAHDATPEAFIARGWDECLQILERLAAALRSPEPELDPCLATGDGWIAEEALATGLLCFLMFPEEPLTAIRRAACTKGDSDSIACLAGAFAGAHLGAGAWPREWADRIEYRGELVTLGALWDA
- a CDS encoding Rieske (2Fe-2S) protein; protein product: MDTSRRTVLAAGAAALVAGCGDDGGEDPATRPPDATPTEPGQDSPAPGGEELARTADIPVGGGKVFADKKIVVTQPESGEFKAFSAVCTHQGCTVANVSDGTINCLCHGSKFGLADAAVEAGPATKPLPPERITVSGDSIRRG
- the aroH gene encoding chorismate mutase, giving the protein MAVRAVRGAVQLEEDDAGHMGEQVGELLTAILERNGLAVDDLISVWFTATPDLHSDFPAAAARGLGIVDVPLICAQELDIAGAMPRVVRILAHVESDLPRSKIAHVYLGAAAALRKDIAQ
- a CDS encoding prephenate dehydrogenase, with product MRTALVIGTGLIGTSAALALAGRGVTVHLVDHDAERARTAAALGAGTDERPEGRVDLAVVAVPPAHVATTLAEAMRAGVARGYLDVASVKGGPRRELEGMGLDLSAYIGTHPMSGKERSGPLAATADLFEGRPWVLTPTRETDTEVLNLALELVALCRAVPVVMDADAHDRAVALVSHTPQLISSMVAARLEDADDTAVRLCGQGIRDVTRIAASDPRMWVEILSANPGPVADVLAGVAADLDETVRALRSLQSSDESKRQDGADGIEDVLRRGNAGRVRVPGKHGTAPTAYEVVAVLISDQPGELARIFADTGRAGVNIEDVRIEHATGQQAGLVQLMVEPTAAPLLTAALRERGWSIRQ
- the cmk gene encoding (d)CMP kinase, which translates into the protein MSDTVESVIVAIDGPSGTGKSSTSKAVASALGLSYLDTGAQYRAITWWMISNGIDVSDPAAIATASGKPVIESGTDPSAPTITVDGLDASGPIREQDVTSKVSAVSAVPEVRARITELQRSIAMAAKEGIVVEGRDIGTTVLPDADLKIFLTASAEARAARRSGELKGADVASTREALIKRDAADSSRKTSPLAKADDAVEVDTTDLTLQQVIECVVTLVEEKRGAADGTRKQAAR
- a CDS encoding lysophospholipid acyltransferase family protein, yielding MYGLWKPRVLGAWRVPAAGPVILAVNHSHNIDGPMLMGTAPRPVHFLIKKEAFVGPLDPFLLGIGQVKVDRTTADRTAITAALGVLDDGGVLGIFPEGTRGEGDFASLRAGLAYFAVRSAAPIVPVAVLGSTERRGRLIKGLPPLRSKVDVVFGDAFEAGDGSGRRTRKALDEATVRIQEHLTAHLADAKRLTGR
- the der gene encoding ribosome biogenesis GTPase Der, encoding MNDQHDHGALGDAEYAEFMELAAEEGFDVEDVEGAIEEAGHGPLPVLAVVGRPNVGKSTLVNRIIGRREAVVEDKPGVTRDRVTYEAEWAGRRFKVVDTGGWEQDVLGIDASVAAQAEYAIEAADAVVFVVDSTVGATDTDEAVVKLLRRAGKPVVLCANKVDGPSGEADATALWSLGLGQPHPVSSLHGRGTGDMLDAVLEALPEAPAQTFGTAVGGPRRIALIGRPNVGKSSLLNKVAREERVVVNELAGTTRDPVDELIELGGVTWKFVDTAGIRKRVHLQQGADYYASLRTAAAVEKAEVAVILIDATENISVQDQRIITMAVEAGRAIVVAYNKWDDLDEERRYYLEREIETEMQQVAWAPRVNVSALTGRHMEKLVPAIETALAGWETRVPTGRLNAFLGEIVAAHPHPIRGGKQPRILFGTQAGTKPPRFVLFASGFLEHGYRRFVERRLREEFGFEGTPIHISVRVREKRGRKK